The proteins below come from a single Thermopolyspora flexuosa genomic window:
- a CDS encoding CBS domain-containing protein — protein sequence MAIGGSTREAGREPARRDRRRYTQVKDVMGHVAIAVMANATFTDIVAALRRFKVGAVAVVDGERRVLGVVSEDDLLLREVEAARQDAAAYDGDGRAYDRRKVTGTIALELMTSPAITVTRETSVREAAALMHHHRIKQLPVINPENGRIVGTVHQSDLLKVLEGHDRVSKWAETGAGERPAPGEAR from the coding sequence ATGGCCATCGGGGGGTCCACACGGGAGGCCGGACGCGAGCCCGCACGGCGGGACCGGCGACGGTACACACAGGTCAAGGACGTGATGGGACACGTCGCCATCGCCGTGATGGCGAACGCGACCTTCACCGACATCGTGGCGGCCCTCCGGCGGTTCAAGGTCGGCGCGGTCGCGGTCGTGGACGGGGAGCGGCGGGTGCTCGGCGTGGTGTCCGAGGACGACCTGCTGCTGCGCGAGGTGGAGGCCGCGCGGCAGGACGCCGCGGCGTACGACGGCGACGGCCGGGCGTACGACCGGCGCAAGGTGACCGGGACCATCGCCCTGGAGCTCATGACCAGCCCCGCGATCACGGTGACCCGGGAGACCTCGGTGCGTGAGGCCGCCGCCCTCATGCACCACCACCGGATCAAACAGCTTCCGGTGATCAACCCGGAGAACGGGCGCATCGTCGGCACCGTCCACCAGTCCGACCTGCTGAAGGTACTCGAGGGCCACGACCGAGTCTCGAAGTGGGCCGAGACGGGTGCCGGCGAGCGCCCCGCCCCCGGGGAGGCGAGATGA
- a CDS encoding CBS domain-containing protein produces MRTRVQDVMTTDVVSVPEDAPFREVARLLIDRGVSGMPVLDAAGRVVGVVSEADLLHKEEFKERYHREGYRPPLTARLRHRLGSEGDTRRKAGATTARELMTSPAYTTTPNTPVVVAARDMDRYGVKRLPVVDEDGRLLGIVSRRDLIRVFVRTDAEIAEEVREDVIRQALGTVPNLIDVEVNQGVVTLRGEFLRKSEALAAARLTENLDGVVAVVNELTFIEDDTAAETVPVWGGA; encoded by the coding sequence ATGCGTACCAGAGTCCAGGACGTCATGACCACCGACGTGGTGTCCGTACCGGAGGACGCCCCCTTCCGGGAGGTGGCCCGGCTCCTCATCGACCGCGGGGTCAGCGGCATGCCGGTGCTCGACGCCGCGGGCCGCGTGGTCGGCGTGGTCTCCGAGGCCGACCTGCTGCACAAGGAGGAGTTCAAGGAGCGCTACCACCGCGAGGGCTACCGGCCCCCGCTCACCGCCCGGCTCCGCCACCGCCTCGGCAGCGAGGGCGACACCCGCCGCAAGGCCGGGGCGACCACCGCCCGCGAGCTGATGACCTCCCCCGCGTACACCACCACCCCGAACACCCCGGTCGTGGTCGCCGCCCGGGACATGGACCGGTACGGCGTGAAGCGGCTGCCGGTGGTGGACGAGGACGGCAGGCTGCTCGGCATCGTCAGCCGCCGCGACCTCATCCGCGTGTTCGTCCGCACCGACGCGGAGATCGCCGAGGAGGTCCGCGAGGACGTGATCCGGCAGGCGCTCGGCACGGTCCCGAACCTGATCGACGTCGAGGTGAACCAGGGCGTGGTGACGCTGCGCGGTGAGTTCCTGCGCAAGAGCGAGGCCCTCGCCGCCGCCCGGCTCACCGAGAACCTCGACGGCGTGGTGGCCGTGGTGAACGAGCTCACCTTCATCGAGGACGACACCGCCGCGGAGACCGTCCCGGTGTGGGGCGGCGCCTGA
- a CDS encoding CBS domain-containing protein — MRVKVKDVMTRDVASVHADTPFKDVAELLISRGVSAVPVVDDTGHVVGVVSEADLLHKEEFREQYYQEGYQPPLRARLRRRLSEEGGVSTAERKARGEVAGELMTTPAVTVTPTTTMTTAVRKMEEHGVKRLPVVDEEGRLAGVVSRHDLLKVFVRDDADLAREIREEVLDRGLWLDNVDIEVEVDHGVVTLRGHVDRRSEAQIAVRMVGRVNGVVDVIDKLTWDVDDRL; from the coding sequence ATGCGCGTGAAGGTGAAGGACGTGATGACCAGGGACGTCGCGTCCGTGCACGCCGACACCCCGTTCAAGGACGTCGCCGAACTGCTCATCTCACGGGGCGTCAGCGCCGTGCCCGTCGTCGACGACACGGGTCACGTCGTGGGCGTCGTCTCCGAGGCCGACCTGCTCCACAAGGAGGAGTTCCGGGAGCAGTACTACCAGGAGGGCTACCAGCCGCCGCTGCGGGCGCGGCTGCGCCGCAGGCTCAGCGAGGAGGGCGGCGTCTCCACGGCCGAGCGCAAGGCCCGTGGCGAGGTCGCCGGCGAGCTGATGACCACCCCGGCCGTGACCGTGACGCCCACCACCACGATGACCACCGCGGTGCGGAAGATGGAGGAGCACGGCGTCAAGCGGCTGCCCGTCGTCGACGAGGAGGGCCGGCTGGCGGGCGTCGTCAGCCGCCACGACCTGCTCAAGGTGTTCGTGCGCGACGACGCCGACCTCGCCCGCGAGATCCGCGAGGAGGTGCTCGACCGCGGGCTGTGGCTGGACAACGTCGACATCGAGGTCGAGGTCGACCACGGCGTGGTGACGCTGCGCGGCCACGTCGACCGGCGCAGCGAGGCGCAGATCGCGGTCCGCATGGTCGGCCGGGTGAACGGCGTCGTCGACGTCATCGACAAGCTCACCTGGGACGTCGACGACCGGTTGTGA
- a CDS encoding heavy metal translocating P-type ATPase has protein sequence MKDRWTTVLLVLTAGALLGGGAAYLLGAVGVAHALWIAGTAVALVPAVWWVVEAVREGRLGVDAIAVLALGGSLAVGEYFAGAVIGVMLASGRALEDYALRRARRDLTALYERAPRTARRYRGGPGGPFDGGVETVPVDAVRRGDALLVPAGEIVPVDGVIREGTALLDESALTGESVPVERGAGESVRSGVVNAGRPFDLVATGTAEESTYAGVVRLARETAAGSAPVVRLADRYAAIFLPATLLLAGAAWLWSGEAVRAVAVLVVATPCPLLLAAPAAIAAGLSRAARHGVIAKGGGALETLGHARTLVLDKTGTLTTGHPQVVEVVPAPGHDPDEVLALAAAVDQVSSHVLAHAIVRAAAERGLALGRPYGVHEEAGLGTEGMVGEHAVRVGKALGTRPGWERAQRSRAALDGAMTVFVAVDGDTAGVILLRDTVRPDAPRTLRRLRRAGIERVVMLTGDRADVAESVATVLNIDRVLAERPPAEKVEAVREEAARAVTVMVGDGINDAPALTAAQVGVAMGARGAAASSQAADIVLMGDRIDHLADAMDVARRSRRIAVQSAAAGMALSVAAMIVAAAGLLPPAAGALVQEAIDVAVILNALRALRPGRGTGTPIDEPTERMLRAFEEEHRELRPPLETLREVADRLGGDPPEVVLPRLRRVHRFLTEELLPHERDEERRLYPAVGRLLGGSEVTATMSRAHAEIERLVARLGRHLALAEETGLRPDRIDDLRACLYGLHAVLNLHFTQEEEAYFSLARHDRFVS, from the coding sequence ATGAAGGACCGCTGGACCACCGTCCTGCTCGTGCTCACCGCAGGGGCGCTGCTCGGCGGCGGCGCCGCCTATCTGCTCGGCGCGGTGGGCGTCGCGCACGCGCTGTGGATCGCCGGCACCGCGGTCGCGCTGGTGCCCGCGGTCTGGTGGGTGGTCGAGGCGGTACGCGAGGGCCGCCTCGGCGTGGACGCGATCGCCGTGCTCGCCCTCGGCGGCTCCCTCGCGGTCGGCGAGTACTTCGCGGGCGCCGTGATCGGCGTCATGCTCGCCTCCGGCCGCGCCCTGGAGGACTACGCGCTGCGCCGCGCCCGCCGCGACCTCACCGCGCTCTACGAACGCGCCCCGCGCACCGCCCGCCGCTACCGGGGCGGCCCGGGCGGCCCGTTCGACGGCGGCGTGGAGACCGTGCCGGTGGACGCGGTGCGCCGCGGCGACGCGCTGCTCGTCCCCGCCGGGGAGATCGTCCCGGTGGACGGCGTGATCCGGGAGGGTACGGCACTGCTCGACGAGTCGGCCCTCACCGGCGAGTCCGTGCCGGTCGAGCGCGGCGCGGGGGAGAGCGTGCGCAGCGGCGTGGTCAACGCGGGCAGGCCGTTCGACCTCGTCGCCACCGGCACCGCCGAGGAGAGCACGTACGCGGGCGTGGTCCGGCTCGCCCGCGAGACCGCGGCCGGGAGCGCCCCGGTGGTCCGGCTCGCCGACCGGTACGCCGCGATCTTCCTCCCCGCCACCCTGCTGCTCGCCGGAGCGGCCTGGCTGTGGTCCGGGGAGGCCGTGCGGGCCGTGGCCGTGCTCGTCGTCGCCACGCCCTGCCCACTGTTGCTCGCCGCCCCCGCCGCGATCGCGGCCGGCCTGTCCCGGGCCGCCCGCCACGGAGTGATCGCCAAGGGTGGCGGCGCGCTGGAGACGCTCGGCCACGCCCGCACCCTCGTGCTCGACAAGACCGGCACGCTCACCACCGGCCACCCCCAGGTGGTCGAGGTGGTGCCCGCGCCCGGCCACGACCCCGACGAGGTGCTCGCCCTCGCCGCCGCGGTCGACCAGGTCTCCTCGCACGTGCTCGCCCACGCGATCGTGCGCGCCGCGGCCGAGCGCGGGCTCGCCCTCGGCCGGCCGTACGGCGTGCACGAGGAGGCCGGGCTCGGCACCGAGGGCATGGTCGGCGAGCACGCGGTGCGGGTCGGCAAGGCGCTCGGCACCCGGCCCGGCTGGGAGCGGGCCCAGCGCTCCCGGGCCGCCCTCGACGGCGCGATGACGGTGTTCGTCGCGGTCGACGGCGACACCGCCGGGGTGATCCTGCTGCGCGACACGGTCCGCCCCGACGCGCCGCGCACGCTGCGCCGGCTGCGCCGGGCCGGGATCGAGCGGGTGGTGATGCTCACCGGCGACCGCGCCGACGTCGCCGAGAGCGTCGCCACCGTGCTCAACATCGACCGGGTGCTCGCCGAGCGGCCGCCCGCGGAGAAGGTGGAGGCGGTGCGCGAGGAGGCCGCGCGGGCCGTGACGGTGATGGTCGGCGACGGGATCAACGACGCGCCCGCGCTCACCGCCGCCCAGGTCGGGGTGGCGATGGGCGCCCGCGGCGCGGCCGCCTCCAGCCAGGCCGCCGACATCGTGCTCATGGGCGACCGCATCGACCACCTCGCCGACGCGATGGACGTCGCGCGCCGCTCCCGCCGGATCGCGGTGCAGAGCGCCGCCGCGGGCATGGCGCTGTCGGTCGCCGCGATGATCGTGGCCGCGGCCGGGCTGCTGCCCCCGGCGGCCGGGGCGCTGGTGCAGGAGGCGATCGACGTCGCGGTGATCCTCAACGCGCTGCGCGCGCTGCGCCCGGGCCGGGGCACCGGCACGCCGATCGACGAGCCCACCGAGCGCATGCTGCGCGCGTTCGAGGAGGAGCACCGCGAGCTGCGCCCGCCGCTGGAGACGCTGCGCGAGGTCGCCGACCGGCTCGGCGGCGACCCGCCCGAGGTGGTGCTCCCGCGGCTGCGCCGGGTGCACCGCTTCCTCACCGAGGAGCTGCTGCCGCACGAGCGCGACGAGGAGCGGCGGCTCTACCCGGCGGTCGGCCGCCTGCTCGGCGGCTCCGAGGTGACCGCGACGATGAGCAGGGCGCACGCCGAGATCGAGCGGCTCGTCGCCCGGCTCGGCCGCCACCTCGCGCTCGCCGAGGAGACCGGGCTGCGGCCCGACCGGATCGACGACCTGCGCGCCTGCCTGTACGGCCTGCACGCCGTACTCAACCTGCACTTCACCCAGGAGGAGGAGGCGTACTTCTCCCTCGCCCGGCACGACCGGTTCGTGAGCTGA